The Drosophila innubila isolate TH190305 chromosome 2R unlocalized genomic scaffold, UK_Dinn_1.0 1_C_2R, whole genome shotgun sequence DNA window AGGTCAGCAAAACAAATAGAAGTTTCATAGTTACAGTCCAGATTattcactttaaaataatgataGTGACTCTTTCAACATTTGGCTTTTATAGGTTTCTTTTGCTGTgtccaattaaaaatttatcgaATTGGATCCACTTTGTTACAGTTTACATAAGAATTATAAGCATTAGAACTTAcgaattattcaatattttattttacctatttatttattcattgtaATATGACCAACACATTAAGCCATaggttattgttattttcatttaaaaagttgtataaagataattaattattaggCAAAATGAATCGCTAAAGGCTTTCACaggaataatttatttaaaataaaaagatttattaatttttgcaatgccctgtttttattaaattataataacactTTTAACATTTCTTGGAATTTTTCGTATACTCCACACATTTTAAGAAGTGGAAtttgtaaccaaacttatagtaTCATTCGTAATCTTTACATGTTGAAAAGAGAAAATTTTGTCGGCAATTTTATAGTAGCATTCGTAAACCTTTAAAGCTGTATCACAATTGTCAGAGCCCGTGATAGAACTGCAATTATTCTGTGAGGACTTAACCAATTCAGCGTCAAAAACGGGATTTTTTCCATCCAGCATCAGATCGGGCTGTTTTTGGTCATCCAACAAGGCAAGCTTTTCATAATAGCAGCTTACAAAGCATTTTAAAGTGGTATCGGCATCTTCGAAATTTCCATTGACTATTATTATC harbors:
- the LOC117783714 gene encoding general odorant-binding protein 56d-like, with the translated sequence MKFLFVLVTYLAFAGAVDDLHLDRYISKERSDKLKGFLNECHTTHNITKQQLIIIVNGNFEDADTTLKCFVSCYYEKLALLDDQKQPDLMLDGKNPVFDAELVKSSQNNCSSITGSDNCDTALKVYECYYKIADKIFSFQHVKITNDTISLVTNSTS